The following proteins come from a genomic window of Iamia sp. SCSIO 61187:
- a CDS encoding cation:proton antiporter regulatory subunit codes for MAEVTETQLPGVGVRLEFTTASGTIVGVITHRTGRRELVVYDRVDPDRCLAQIVLDGDDARTLAELLGASRVNEALTAVQQRIEGLAIEWLTVEPSSPFVGRTIAEGAFRTQTGVSIVAVIKDETTIPAPGPEHRFVGGETIVAVGTDEGLAALDRLLNG; via the coding sequence GTGGCCGAGGTGACCGAGACCCAGCTGCCCGGCGTCGGGGTCCGGCTGGAGTTCACGACGGCGAGCGGGACCATCGTCGGGGTCATCACCCACCGCACCGGGCGGCGCGAGCTGGTGGTCTACGACCGGGTCGACCCCGACCGGTGCCTGGCCCAGATCGTCCTCGACGGCGACGACGCCCGCACCCTGGCCGAGCTGCTCGGCGCGTCGCGGGTCAACGAGGCCCTGACCGCCGTCCAGCAGCGCATCGAGGGGCTGGCCATCGAGTGGCTGACCGTCGAGCCGTCGTCGCCGTTCGTGGGCCGCACGATCGCCGAGGGCGCCTTCCGGACCCAGACCGGGGTGTCGATCGTCGCCGTGATCAAGGACGAGACCACGATCCCGGCACCGGGGCCCGAGCACCGCTTCGTCGGCGGCGAGACGATCGTGGCCGTCGGCACCGACGAGGGGCTCGCCGCCCTCGACCGCCTGCTCAACGGGTGA
- a CDS encoding DUF3565 domain-containing protein codes for MERTITGWHRGDDGDWVAELSCLHGQHVRHRPPYRVAPWVDTAEGRTAHVGTSLDCPPCDRAELPAGLSVLRTTATWDEHSTPAGLTGEHRVAAGRWGRLQVLDGALGFWLASDPSGERTVRAGEAQAIPPEVVHRVVLRGPVRFHVSFLGRHEDDEGGDPACWAGRVEDHRDG; via the coding sequence ATGGAGCGCACCATCACCGGCTGGCACCGGGGCGACGACGGTGACTGGGTGGCCGAGCTGTCGTGCCTCCACGGCCAGCACGTCCGCCACCGCCCGCCGTACCGCGTCGCCCCCTGGGTGGACACCGCCGAGGGGAGGACCGCGCACGTGGGCACCAGCCTCGACTGCCCCCCGTGCGACCGGGCGGAGCTGCCTGCGGGCCTGAGCGTGCTGCGCACCACGGCGACGTGGGACGAGCACAGCACCCCCGCCGGGCTCACCGGCGAGCACCGCGTCGCCGCCGGTCGCTGGGGCCGCCTGCAGGTCCTCGACGGCGCGCTCGGCTTCTGGCTGGCGTCGGACCCGTCCGGCGAGCGGACCGTCCGGGCCGGGGAGGCCCAGGCGATCCCGCCCGAGGTGGTCCACCGCGTGGTCCTGCGAGGGCCGGTGCGGTTCCACGTCTCGTTCCTGGGCCGCCACGAGGACGACGAGGGCGGGGACCCGGCGTGCTGGGCCGGCCGGGTCGAGGACCACCGGGACGGCTGA
- a CDS encoding NAD-dependent epimerase/dehydratase family protein: MPGSTITVTGASGNVGAALLDVLDTDPRVAEVRALSRRPPEQEHRAKVRWFGADITVDDLEPAVVGADALVHLAWLIQPSWDVDAQRRTNVDGSARVFAAAVAAGVPALVHASSVGAYAAGPKDRTVDESWPLGGHPHHPYSRHKAEVEGLLDTIEADHPTLRVVRMRPALIFQERAGLELKRYFLPRLPGLPAALRPSLVDRVPTRFQVVHAIDVARAFAEAALGSVSGAFNLATDDVVGGRHVPALRLPARAAASLTWRAHLQPVDPGWVRLVFGCPLLDSSRARDVLGWSPAMSGHEALAEGLEGMRTTRRAPTAALRGEGAPPEAGS, from the coding sequence GTGCCCGGATCCACCATCACCGTGACCGGGGCGTCGGGGAACGTCGGCGCCGCCCTGCTCGACGTCCTCGACACCGACCCCCGCGTCGCCGAGGTGCGGGCCCTGTCCCGGCGCCCGCCCGAGCAGGAGCACCGCGCCAAGGTCCGCTGGTTCGGGGCCGACATCACCGTGGACGACCTGGAGCCAGCCGTCGTCGGCGCCGACGCCCTGGTGCACCTGGCCTGGCTGATCCAGCCCTCGTGGGACGTCGACGCCCAGCGGCGCACCAACGTCGACGGCTCGGCCCGGGTCTTCGCCGCTGCCGTCGCCGCCGGGGTGCCCGCTCTCGTCCACGCCTCGTCGGTCGGGGCCTACGCGGCCGGGCCCAAGGACCGGACGGTCGACGAGAGCTGGCCGCTCGGCGGCCACCCGCACCACCCGTACTCGCGGCACAAGGCCGAGGTCGAGGGACTGCTCGACACCATCGAGGCCGACCACCCGACGCTGCGGGTCGTGCGCATGCGACCGGCCCTGATCTTCCAGGAGCGGGCCGGGCTGGAGCTGAAGCGGTACTTCCTGCCCCGTCTGCCGGGGCTCCCCGCCGCCCTCCGCCCCTCCCTGGTGGACCGGGTCCCCACCCGCTTCCAGGTCGTCCACGCCATCGACGTCGCCCGGGCCTTCGCCGAGGCCGCCCTCGGGTCGGTCTCCGGCGCGTTCAACCTGGCCACCGACGACGTGGTCGGGGGCCGCCACGTGCCCGCCCTCCGGCTGCCCGCCCGGGCCGCCGCCTCGCTGACCTGGCGGGCGCACCTCCAGCCCGTCGACCCGGGGTGGGTGCGGCTCGTGTTCGGGTGCCCTCTGCTCGACTCCAGCCGGGCTCGCGACGTGCTGGGCTGGTCGCCCGCCATGTCCGGGCACGAGGCCCTGGCCGAGGGCCTGGAGGGCATGCGGACCACGAGACGGGCCCCCACCGCGGCCCTCCGGGGCGAGGGCGCGCCCCCCGAGGCCGGGTCCTGA
- a CDS encoding DUF488 family protein, which yields MTASPAPSPAEGRTTLLTVGHGTLPAAGLAELLEGAGVAHLVDVRAFPGSRRNPQFGQDEMRRWLPEAGIGYHWAEALGGRRRPVPDSRHVALRNESFRAYADHMETPLFTDALDHLLAGAAGAPTAVMCSESVWWRCHRRLLADHAVLVRGVDVRHLMHDGRLTPHPPTDGVRRDGDNVAYDLLAQPPLPL from the coding sequence GTGACCGCCTCCCCCGCCCCGTCCCCGGCCGAAGGCCGGACCACGCTGCTGACGGTCGGGCACGGGACGTTGCCGGCCGCCGGCCTGGCCGAGCTGCTCGAGGGCGCCGGGGTCGCGCACCTCGTGGACGTCCGGGCCTTCCCCGGGAGCCGGCGGAACCCGCAGTTCGGCCAGGACGAGATGCGCCGGTGGCTGCCCGAGGCCGGCATCGGGTACCACTGGGCCGAGGCCCTCGGCGGGCGGCGGCGGCCGGTCCCCGACTCACGGCACGTCGCCCTGCGGAACGAGTCGTTCCGGGCCTACGCCGACCACATGGAGACACCCCTCTTCACCGACGCCCTCGACCACCTCCTGGCCGGTGCGGCCGGCGCGCCCACCGCGGTGATGTGCAGCGAGTCGGTGTGGTGGCGGTGCCACCGCCGTCTGCTGGCCGACCACGCAGTCCTGGTCCGGGGCGTCGACGTCCGCCACCTCATGCACGACGGCCGGCTCACCCCGCACCCGCCGACCGACGGCGTCCGCCGCGACGGCGACAACGTCGCCTACGACCTCCTGGCCCAGCCGCCCCTGCCGCTGTAG
- a CDS encoding GNAT family N-acetyltransferase, producing the protein MPRLVPPVLAPGALASSAQPTLAADDDLILRRFEPDDVPAVLDAFADPAVQRWNLRRLDDPDEAADWVLGTHAGWSSETAATWAARTADGAVAVRVTLYLRLAAGQGEVTYWVLPSARGRGVAARAVRAVTDWAHGAGFQRLEIRHSVENPGSCRVAERAGYPAEGTLRRALLHDDGWHDMHLHAHVVDS; encoded by the coding sequence GTGCCCCGCCTCGTCCCGCCGGTGCTCGCACCGGGTGCGCTGGCCTCCTCGGCCCAGCCGACGCTCGCCGCCGACGACGACCTGATCCTCCGGCGGTTCGAGCCCGACGACGTCCCGGCGGTCCTCGATGCGTTCGCCGACCCGGCCGTGCAGCGCTGGAACCTCCGCCGGCTCGACGACCCCGACGAGGCGGCGGACTGGGTCCTCGGCACGCACGCCGGCTGGTCGTCGGAGACGGCGGCCACCTGGGCTGCCCGCACCGCCGATGGGGCGGTGGCGGTGCGGGTCACGCTGTACCTCCGTCTGGCCGCCGGCCAGGGCGAGGTCACCTACTGGGTCCTCCCCTCGGCCCGAGGGCGGGGCGTGGCGGCACGGGCGGTCCGGGCCGTGACCGACTGGGCCCACGGCGCCGGGTTCCAACGCCTGGAGATCAGGCACTCGGTCGAGAACCCGGGGTCGTGCCGCGTCGCCGAGCGGGCCGGCTACCCGGCGGAGGGGACCCTCCGACGCGCCCTGCTCCACGACGACGGGTGGCACGACATGCACCTCCACGCCCACGTCGTCGACAGCTGA
- a CDS encoding histidine phosphatase family protein, whose protein sequence is MRLILVRHGDAHAGFHGPIAGPTGCGGLTPLGRRQAEALRDHLATTGRYEADVLVASILPRAIETATIIAPGLGIELSVRDCDLCEVHTGEADGVDWSEYNGRYGSFDMEAEPDRPFAPGGDSWNGFHVRVRRTVERLAADHAGRTVVAVCHAGVIMASMRLLLGIPDPATSAHLRPTNTGLTEWEHDPELGTWILRAYNQADHLMDLPRPPRPDDDPVVVPPDPAG, encoded by the coding sequence ATGCGTCTGATCCTGGTGCGACACGGCGATGCCCACGCCGGCTTCCACGGCCCGATCGCCGGCCCGACCGGGTGCGGGGGGCTGACGCCGCTCGGCCGCCGCCAGGCCGAGGCCCTCCGCGACCACCTGGCGACCACCGGCCGGTACGAAGCCGACGTGCTCGTGGCGAGCATCCTCCCCCGGGCCATCGAGACGGCGACGATCATCGCCCCGGGGCTGGGCATCGAGCTCTCGGTCCGCGACTGCGACCTGTGCGAGGTGCACACGGGCGAGGCCGACGGAGTCGACTGGTCCGAGTACAACGGACGCTACGGCTCGTTCGACATGGAGGCCGAGCCGGATCGGCCCTTCGCCCCAGGCGGCGACAGCTGGAACGGGTTCCACGTCCGTGTCCGTCGCACCGTCGAGCGGCTGGCGGCCGACCACGCCGGCCGGACGGTGGTGGCGGTCTGCCACGCCGGCGTGATCATGGCGTCGATGCGGCTACTGCTCGGCATCCCCGACCCGGCCACCAGCGCCCACCTGCGACCCACCAACACGGGCCTCACGGAGTGGGAGCACGACCCCGAGCTCGGGACGTGGATCCTCCGGGCCTACAACCAGGCCGACCACCTCATGGACCTCCCCCGCCCGCCCCGACCCGACGACGACCCCGTGGTGGTGCCGCCCGACCCGGCGGGGTAG
- a CDS encoding long-chain fatty acid--CoA ligase, producing the protein MLGLMQDHPLSLEHFFDRAENLFHDKRVITATATGRETRTYGEWAARTRKAGGVLADLGISADGRVATFGWNTANHLELYFAAPCSGRVLHTLNIRLFPEQLTYIANHAEDEVVFVDRSLAALVWPLLPTFETVKHIVVMDDGAGEVPDEAPPGKTVHQYEELLAAAEPATWDVRDENQAASMCYTSGTTGNPKGVVYSHRSTYLHTMGVMAVDAIGASETDTILPVVPMFHANAWGLAHVGVAVGANLVMPGPNMAPAPLADLIESEKVTIAAGVPTIWMGVLPELKGRDLSALRAIPCGGSAVPKALSEAYREQVGLPIYQAWGMTETSPVASAGHIKTTLADGLGEEELADLRATIGVPLAGVDLRVVDPESLEPVAKDGEAQGEIQAKGAWIARAYYNDDRSPESFTEDGWLKTGDVATVDQHGYMRIVDRTKDVVKSGGEWISTVELENEIMGHPKVAEAAVIGVKHPKWQERPLACVVLKEGEEATKEEILEFLDGKVAKWWLPDDVAFVDEIPKTSVGKFSKKDLRTQFQDYELPTA; encoded by the coding sequence ATGTTGGGCCTGATGCAGGACCACCCGCTCTCGCTGGAGCACTTCTTCGACCGGGCCGAGAACCTCTTCCACGACAAGCGGGTCATCACGGCCACCGCCACCGGCCGGGAGACCCGGACCTACGGGGAGTGGGCGGCCCGCACCCGCAAGGCCGGTGGGGTGCTGGCCGACCTGGGCATCTCGGCGGACGGCCGGGTGGCCACCTTCGGGTGGAACACCGCCAACCACCTCGAGCTCTACTTCGCCGCCCCGTGCAGCGGCCGGGTCCTCCACACGTTGAACATCCGCCTGTTCCCCGAGCAGCTGACCTACATCGCCAACCACGCCGAGGACGAGGTCGTCTTCGTCGACCGCAGCCTGGCCGCCCTGGTGTGGCCGCTGCTCCCGACGTTCGAGACCGTCAAGCACATCGTGGTCATGGACGACGGGGCCGGCGAGGTGCCCGACGAGGCCCCGCCGGGCAAGACCGTCCACCAGTACGAGGAGCTCCTCGCCGCGGCCGAGCCCGCCACCTGGGACGTCCGGGACGAGAACCAGGCCGCGAGCATGTGCTACACGTCCGGCACCACGGGCAACCCCAAGGGCGTCGTCTACAGCCACCGCTCGACCTACCTGCACACCATGGGCGTGATGGCCGTCGACGCCATCGGCGCCTCCGAGACCGACACGATCCTGCCGGTCGTGCCCATGTTCCACGCCAACGCCTGGGGCCTGGCCCACGTCGGCGTCGCCGTCGGCGCCAACCTCGTCATGCCCGGCCCCAACATGGCGCCGGCGCCGCTCGCCGACCTGATCGAGAGCGAGAAGGTCACCATCGCCGCCGGGGTCCCGACGATCTGGATGGGTGTCCTGCCCGAGCTGAAGGGCCGGGACCTGTCCGCCCTGCGGGCCATCCCGTGCGGCGGCTCCGCCGTGCCCAAGGCCCTGTCGGAGGCCTACCGCGAGCAGGTCGGCCTGCCCATCTACCAGGCGTGGGGGATGACCGAGACCAGCCCCGTGGCGTCGGCCGGCCACATCAAGACGACCCTGGCCGACGGCCTGGGCGAGGAGGAGCTCGCCGACCTGCGGGCCACCATCGGCGTGCCCCTGGCCGGTGTCGACCTGCGGGTCGTCGACCCCGAGAGCCTCGAGCCGGTCGCCAAGGACGGCGAGGCCCAGGGCGAGATCCAGGCCAAGGGCGCCTGGATCGCCCGGGCGTACTACAACGACGACCGCTCGCCGGAGAGCTTCACCGAGGACGGCTGGCTCAAGACCGGCGACGTGGCCACCGTCGACCAGCACGGCTACATGCGCATCGTCGACCGGACCAAGGACGTGGTGAAGTCCGGCGGGGAGTGGATCTCCACAGTCGAGCTGGAGAACGAGATCATGGGCCACCCCAAGGTCGCCGAGGCCGCCGTCATCGGCGTCAAGCACCCCAAGTGGCAGGAGCGGCCGCTGGCCTGCGTCGTCCTCAAGGAGGGCGAGGAGGCCACCAAGGAGGAGATCCTCGAGTTCCTCGACGGCAAGGTGGCCAAGTGGTGGCTGCCCGACGACGTGGCCTTCGTCGACGAGATCCCCAAGACCAGCGTGGGCAAGTTCTCCAAGAAGGACCTGCGCACCCAGTTCCAGGACTACGAGCTGCCGACGGCCTGA
- a CDS encoding class I adenylate-forming enzyme family protein, translating to MGRLVGVEARGGPGFVDRLRRTWDDGDALLPIDPRLPPPARQDLIDRLRPARVLSAAGDVVARDPGAPPVAEDDALVVATSGSTGAPKGVVLTGAALAAHAAAVHAHLGVGPDDRWLACLPLAHIGGLGVVVRAVVDDVGLVVHDGFDLAAVASARDAGATLTSLVPTALDRLGSDGWRWVVLGGSADTVAARPANVVRTYGMTETGGGVVYDRHPLPGVALEARDGQLWVRSPTLARGVRQPDGSVLDRRRDGWLATGDAGRVEADGTVHVDGRVDELIVTGGENVWPTVVERAVLTHPEVAEVAVAGRPDPAWGEQVVAWIVPVDRTAPPSLAALRDHVAVTLPRHAAPRRLVVVDALPRTPLGKVARRALSAG from the coding sequence GTGGGACGACTGGTCGGGGTCGAGGCGCGGGGCGGACCTGGCTTCGTCGACCGGCTGCGGCGGACCTGGGACGACGGTGACGCCTTGCTGCCCATCGACCCCCGGCTGCCCCCGCCGGCCCGCCAGGACCTCATCGACCGGCTGCGACCGGCCCGGGTGCTGTCGGCCGCCGGCGACGTCGTCGCCCGCGACCCTGGCGCGCCGCCGGTGGCCGAGGACGACGCCCTCGTGGTGGCGACCAGCGGGTCGACCGGCGCCCCCAAGGGCGTCGTCCTCACCGGCGCCGCCCTCGCCGCCCACGCCGCGGCCGTCCACGCCCACCTGGGCGTCGGCCCCGACGACCGCTGGCTGGCCTGCCTGCCCCTGGCCCACATCGGCGGGCTCGGCGTGGTCGTGCGGGCCGTGGTCGACGACGTCGGCCTCGTGGTCCACGACGGCTTCGACCTCGCCGCCGTGGCCTCGGCCCGGGACGCCGGGGCCACCCTCACATCGCTGGTGCCCACGGCCCTCGACCGCCTCGGCAGCGACGGGTGGCGGTGGGTCGTGCTGGGCGGGTCGGCCGACACCGTGGCGGCGCGGCCGGCGAACGTGGTCCGGACCTACGGCATGACCGAGACCGGCGGGGGCGTGGTCTACGACCGGCACCCGCTGCCGGGGGTCGCGCTGGAGGCGAGGGACGGCCAGCTGTGGGTCCGCTCCCCCACCCTCGCCCGGGGCGTGCGCCAGCCCGACGGCTCGGTGCTCGACCGCCGCCGGGACGGCTGGCTGGCGACCGGCGACGCCGGGCGGGTCGAGGCCGACGGCACCGTCCACGTCGACGGCCGGGTCGACGAGCTGATCGTGACGGGGGGCGAGAACGTGTGGCCCACGGTCGTCGAGCGGGCCGTCCTCACCCACCCCGAGGTGGCCGAGGTGGCCGTCGCCGGTCGTCCCGACCCCGCGTGGGGCGAGCAGGTCGTGGCCTGGATCGTGCCCGTCGACAGGACGGCGCCGCCGTCCCTCGCCGCCCTGCGCGACCACGTCGCCGTCACCCTCCCGCGCCACGCCGCCCCCCGCCGGCTGGTCGTGGTCGACGCTCTCCCCCGCACGCCGCTGGGCAAGGTCGCCCGCCGGGCCCTGTCCGCCGGCTGA